GGGGCGAGCCCACCCAGCTGGAGGTGGACACCTCCTACTTCGTGGGGAACGCGCCGGGCCAGGTGCGGGTGAGCGCCGCCGACGAGGAGACGGCGCCGCTGACCGACCCCGCGTCCTGGTGGGACCTGCTGCCGCGGGTGCCCGTGCTGGTCGACACCCGCCACCGGTTCGCGGTGCACGCCCGGCGGCCGGCGACGCACCTGCGGATCGACGTCCACCCCGACGGCGGCCTGAGCCGGCTGCGCTGCTGGGGTGAGCTGCCCCGGGCCGAACGGGAGCGGCTCACCGGCCGCTTCCGGGACAGCCTGCCCGAGCACCACGTCGTCGCGGTCGCGCCGGTCCGTCCCGGCTGACGCCCGGAGGGCCGCCGGAGAGCACAGGACCGCCCGGCGCGGTGCGCCGGACGGTCCTGGTGCTGAGTCGCGGCTCAGACGGTCTGCGAGGTCTGCACCGCGAGGAAGTGACGCATCTCCGTGGTGTCCTCGACCGGGTTGGGGTCGAGCGCCGGGTAGCCGAGCTGCCGGTCCAGCCGCGACCAGGCGTGGTCGGCCCGACGGGCCTCGAGGGCGTGCAGAGCGGACGTGACGAAGTTCTTCATGGGGTCCTCCCACCAGAGATCGGATGGAGGCGCCGTTGCCGTGCACCCGGTCGGACCGGGTGCTGTGCTGTGCAGCAACCGTTCCTCCTCCGACATTCCCGAGTCCTCCCGCGGCCGGTACCCGGGCGCCGGCCGCAGCGGTCGCGGCCGGCGGGTCAGCCGGTCGGCAGGTCGGCGATCCCCTGCAGCAGCAGGGCCTCAGCCACGCACGCGGCCTCGAAGTCGCCGAGGTGCAGGGACTCGTCCGCGCCGTGCGCCCGGGTGTCCGGGTCGCCGACCGCGGTGACCAGCACGGTGGCGGTGGGGAACGCGGTGCTGAAGTCGGCGACCATCGGGATCGAGCCGCCCTGCCCGATGAAGACCGGCTCGACGCCCCAGGCCTCGGCGAACGCCCGGCGCGCCACCTCGGCCACTGGCCCGGCGAACGCGACGGTGCTGGGCTCGCCCGTGTCGCCCTCGAGCACCGTCAGCTGAGCCCCCCACGGCGTGTGGGCGTGCAGGTGCTCGACCAGCCGGACCATCGCGGCGCGGGCGTCGTCGCCGGGCGCGAGGCGCAGGCTGATCTTGGCCCGGGCGACCGGGGCGAGGGTGTTGGACGCGCGGTCGACCGGGGTGGCGTCCAGGGCGATCACCGCGAGAGCCGGCTTGCACCACAGGCGCTCGACGACGCTGCCGGTGCCGATCTGCTGCACGCCGTCCAGCAGCCCGGACTCGGCGCGCAGCCGGTCCTCGGGGTAGACCAGGTCGGGCGGCGGACTGGTGGCCAGGCCGGCGACGGCGACGTCCCCGCGCTCGTCGTGCAGCGTGGCCAGCAGCCGGCACAGCGTGGTCAGGGCGTCCGGCA
The window above is part of the Friedmanniella luteola genome. Proteins encoded here:
- a CDS encoding dipeptidase, which codes for MTLAETVRAQQPSVRADLEALVAVPSVSADPARSGEVERSAGQVADLLRDLGCPDVQVVRVEGGQPAVIGRFPAPDGAPTVCLYAHHDVQPEGDLALWTSPPFTATERDGRLFGRGTADDKGGLAVHLAALRAFDGRPPVGVTVFVEGEEEIGSPTLARLLDEHRASLAADVFVIADSSNWAVGQPAFTTSLRGLGDCVIELRTLDHAIHSGSYGGVVPDALTTLCRLLATLHDERGDVAVAGLATSPPPDLVYPEDRLRAESGLLDGVQQIGTGSVVERLWCKPALAVIALDATPVDRASNTLAPVARAKISLRLAPGDDARAAMVRLVEHLHAHTPWGAQLTVLEGDTGEPSTVAFAGPVAEVARRAFAEAWGVEPVFIGQGGSIPMVADFSTAFPTATVLVTAVGDPDTRAHGADESLHLGDFEAACVAEALLLQGIADLPTG